The window CATGCGGTGCGTGGTGGGATAGGGCGTGGAATAGATCCGCAACTCGCGATTGTCGGCGCTGCGCCAGACCACTTCCTCGCGCCAGTCGCCCAGAATGTCGGCGGAAAGGGCGGGTGTCGCCTTGGTCGAGTTGTTGGAGGCAAGGCCGGTGGGTGAGAGCAGCGGCACCGATACGCCGTCCTGCCAGTCCCACTTGTAGATGGTCGTGCCGTCGAGCAGTTCGCGCAGCAGGTCGCCGTCCCACCAGATCGCGAAGTTGGTCTGCTTGGGATGCGGGCCGATGGGCTTGCCCGCCGTGTCGAACAGGTCGGGTGAGTTGGAACCCCAGAACTCGGCACCCCAGTGTCGCGGGTCGATATCGGCGGCGAGGCCGCGCCCGGTGTCGGTCTCGGCGGGTTTCGACCACAGCACTTCGCCGGTGCGCGCGTCGAGCAGGCCCGATCCGATGTGGCCGTTGCTGCGCACTTCCTCGAAGACGCCGAATTTTTCGAGGCCGGGGCGGGCGGGGTCGAGGTCGCTCACATGCATGGCATCGCCGTGGAACAGCGGGTCGGTCCACAGGCCCTTGCCGTTGTCGTCGATGGCCATCGATCCGTAGATCACCTCGTCGCGTCCGTCGTTGTCGACATCGGCCACGGCGAGCTGGTGGTTGCCGCGATTGCCATAGTCCTGATTGCCAGGTGTCGCACTGTCGAACAGCCAGCGCTCGGTCAGCTTGCCGCCGCGCCAGTCCCATGCCGCCAGCGCCGTGCGGGCATAGTACCCACGCCCGAACACCATGCTGGGCAGATGGCCGTCGAGATAGGCGACGCCCGCCAGGAACCGGTCCGAGCGGTTGGCGTATCCATCCCCCCAACTGGCGGCGAGTTGCTCGGGCGTGGGATTGCCGCCGGGATAGCGCGGCGGATCGTAAGGGGCGGTGGCCAGCGCCTTGCCGGTCAGCCCCTCGAACACGGTGAGATATTCGGGGCCGCGCACGATCCGTCCCTTCATCTGGGCAACCATGGTGCCATCCGCCAGCACCTTGGCGCCGGTGCGGTCGCGCTGGGCAACCTCGCCATCATGGCTGCGCCAGTCGGCCTTGGCATCGCCGATCGCCTTGCCGGTGCCGTCTATTGTGCCGTCCGCCGTCTTCATCGCCACTTCGGCGCGCCCGTCGCCGTCGAAATCGTAGACGAGGAACTGGGTATAGTGGGCGCCTGCGCGGATGTTGGGACCAAGGTCGATCCGCCAGAGCCGCGTTCCGTCGAGGCGGTAGGCATCGAGGAAGACATCGCCGGTATAGCCGCTCTGGCTGTTGTCGTGGCTATTGGTCGGGTCCCACTTCAGGATGATCTCATAGCGTCCGTCGCCGTCGAGATCGCCCACGCTGGCATCGTTGGCGGTGTAGGAATAGGCTTGTCCATCGGGCGTGGTGCCGGACGGCGGCGGGGTGAGCGGGATCGAAAGATAGCCGTTAGGGAACGCGATGGCCGGGGTAGGCTTGGTGCGCTCTCCCAGCCTCTGTACCGCGTAGCTGTCTTTTCCCTGACCTTGCGGATCATGCCAGGCGCTGGCTTCCAGCGGCGTGGTGGTGTGGACGAGCTTGCCGTTCCGAAAGATCTGGAAGCGGGCATTCTCGGGGTCCTGCTTCAGGAGGCGCCAGTCCACCAGCATGCCGCCGCCCTGCGCGGGAACGGCTACCGCGCCCCGGTCGAGATGCTCCGGTCCCACCCGTTGGGACTTGGTCTGCGCATATGCCGTTACGGGAATGGCTGTCAGCGCGGTCGAAACGAGCAGCGAAACTGCCGGAAATGAGCGGATTCTTGCGTTCATGGCTTTGCTCTCTCCCTACTAATTCTATTTTGGTCCAAAATATAAAATTGCATCCCACATAAAGGGAGAATAAGTCTGGGTCCAGAAACTGATTCGAGCAACGGACCAAAAGCGTCCGATGGCGGTTCGAACAGAAAAAGAGGGGGAGAGGATATGCTCAAGCATGTCACTGAAAGTGCGTCCAAAATCCGCACGAAATCCAAGTCGCGTTCCATGGCGGTGGGCGCTTCCGGATTGGCGATCACGATCGCGATGACGGTATCCTCACCGCTCTATGCTCAGACAAGTTCCGGATCAGAGAGTAATCCACCACAGGAAATCGGGGGGCGCGACAAGAGACCGGCCGAGGAACTTGATCGCCGGACAGCAGAGCAGATCATCGGGACGGCGAGCGACATCGTCGTCGTCGGCACCCGTGCCTCGTTGCAGTCGGCTATCAATCGCAAGAAGAATGCAAATACCGTCGTCGATTCGATTGTCGCCGATGATATCGCCAGCTTTCCCGACAAGAATATCGGCGATTCACTTGCGCGCATTACTGGCGTTCAGCTCAGCCGCGACTTTGGCGAGGGAACGCAGGTTTCGATCCGTGGCGTCGAGCCTGACCTCAACCGTGTCGAGATCAACGGCGTCAGCCAGGTCAGCGCCACTGGCGAACGCGCGGGCGATTTTCGCGAATTCGCGACCGAACTGGTCAAGTCGATCGACGTCTACAAGGGCTATTCGGTAAACCTGACCGAAGGCGGTATCGGCGGTACGGTCAGCATCGAGACGCGCAAGCCGCTGGATCTCAAGGGGCCGCTGGCAACCGGCGTGATTTCCGGGCAGCACCTCGACACGACCGAGAACTGGAAGCCGCGCGTCACCTTCGTGGCCGGCACGCCCAAGCTGTTCATCGATGGCCTCGGTGCCATGGTCAACATGACCTACAGCGACGTCAGCACGCGTCAGGACTACATCTCGAACACCAATTGGTCGCGTCTGGCAGACTTCGATCATTCCGATCAGAAGACGGTCGCCGATCCCAAGTACGCAAATTACAATACTTATGCGAGCTGCGCCGGTGTTGGTGGCGCGACTACGGCGGCGGCGACAGCCAATCGTCTGGCTTGCGAAACCCAGTTCTTCGACTGGGCACCCACGGTCCCGCGCTATCGTAACCTGGTGCGGGAAGACAAGCGCCTCTCCAGCGATTTCGTGCTGCAATATCAGGCCGCCCCGAATTTCAAGGCCTATGTCGAGGCGCAGATCAACACGCGCACGCAGAACCTGCAGGACACCAACTATTCGGTGGATCTGACGCGGTTCCAGCGGTTCAATCTTGATCCGCAACTTGCAGCGGGTGCCAATGGCGGAACGTCTCGTCCGCAGGTTCAGCTGGGAACTTCGACGGTCAACGAAAATCACGTCGTGACGAGCCTCACAACGGCCCTCAATGCAGTGAATATCGGTACGGCCGCAGCGCCCAACTATAACGGCGCGGCAAATATCGTCGGCGTGCAGCGTCGCGATTTCAGTTATGACCAGAACTCGAAATACTATTCGGGCGGCTTTACCTGGGAACTGAGCCGATTGAAGTTCGACGGCATGGCATCGTATGCCAAGGCGCACACGGACAGCGAAACCAATCTGATCGCGGTCGGAACGAGCGTTGCCGGGATCGGCATTGATCGTAATAACGCGCTGGGAATTCCGGTTTTCAACTTCCCTTCGAATTTCGATCCGGCAGACCCGAATGTGTACGGGGATCTGACGCGAACGGGGGCGAATGGCCAGGTCCTGCCGATCTATGGGCCGACCCTGCAATATCGCCCGGCCGAGTACAACAACACCGAAATGCAGTTCAAGCTCGATGGCGACTGGGAAATCGACCACCCCATCGTCAACAAGATCGAGTTCGGTATCCAGGGACGTGAGCAGAAGTTTCTGAACTATGCCGGTGGCGGTTCGCGTCTGATCGACCCCACCACGCTGACTTATCAGTCGACTGCGAACGTTTCCTATACGACCGTTATTCAGGATACGCCGGCAGCGCAAAACGGTAACACGTTCTATCTGACACCGGCCCAATACCAGAGCCTGATTACGCAGCTTGGCGGCGTGACCGGAGGCGCTCCGCTGTACTCCGGCTTGCAGAATGCGCCTTCCGGTATTCCGGGGCGGCTAGCCTATCTGAATTTCGACCCCGATGTGCTCTCGCAGTATTATGATCTGTCCGGCTTCGATCATGATCTGGTCAAGGAGGCCAACGGCCTGCCGCAGATTCCGCAGGCCAAGATCACCGAAAAGATTTATGCGGGCTATATCATGGCCGACATCGACATGCCGGTGTTCGGAATGCGCCTGACGGGCAACGCCGGTATCCGCTGGACCCATACCGAGGATACTGGGCTGGGCACGAACATCAGCCGTGTCACGCGCCTCAATGCCAGCGGCGGCACGGAAACGGTCGTGCTGGCAGCGCAGGAAGCCTCGATCAAGAATTCGTACACGGACTGGCTGCCGGCCTTCAACGCCAATCTCGCGATCACGCCGACGCTGTCGTTGCGGGCCAACTATGCCAAGAACCTGGCACGGCCCCGGCCGACCGATCTGGTGCCCAATATCAACTGCCTTGACGACACGACGATTGCGGCGGCTGATGACGTCTGCACCGCAGGTAACCCGGACCTGAAGCCCTATCGTGCGGACCAGTGGGAACTGAACCTTGCCTGGTATCCCAACCCGGACACGATGATCAGCCTGGGATATTACAAGAAGTACGAAAGTACCTTTGTCATTCCGAACGTGCTGCGCAGCGGGGTGGATTTGTTCCACGACGGCATCACCTATACCGTTCGCCAGCCGATCAACGGCTATGGATCGCTGCTCGACGGTGTCGAAGTCAGCGCGCAGACGGTCTTCTCGTTCCTGCCTAAGCCGTTCGATGGCTTCGGTATTACCGGCAACATGACGTATGCCCGCGCGATCCGCACCAACCTGACCAACAGTGCGACGAACGAACCGCTGAAGGAATATCCGGGTCTTTCGACGTACACGTACAATGCGAGCATTTTCTACGACAAGGGCATCCTCAACGCCCGTCTGAACTACAACTATCGCTCGAAGTGGCTGGTGACGGTGCTCGATGCCAACAACGGCAACAATCCGATCTACCGCAAGGGCGAGGGCTATCTTGACGGCAAGATCACGCTGCGCTTCCCCGAGCAGCATTTCAGCGTGTTCTTCGAGATGCAGAACATCCTCAAGGAATATTCCAAGACCTATATCAACAAGGACATGCCGGTAGAACTCTACTATCCCGGCCAGCGCATGTTTATCGGCGTTCAGGCCAAGCTCTGAGCCTATGCCCGGCGCGGTTCCGTCTTGCGGAATCGCGCCGGGATTTCCTGCTTTCTCGCGATCGGTACTTGACGGACGCGGCCAGAATTGCCCATCGCCCGCGCATGACCGAAGAAAGCCAGACCGCACCGCGCACCCTTGCGCTGTTCAACAGCCTGACCCGCCAGATCGAGCCGTTCCGGCCGGTCCATGCCGGGGAAGCGCGGGTCTACAGCTGTGGTCCGACGGTCTACAACTATCCCCACATTGGCAACATGCGCGCCTATGTCTTTGCGGACATTCTCGGGCGCACGCTCAGCCACAAGGGCTACAGGCTAACCCACGTCATCAACATCACCGATGTCGGCCATCTGACCGACGATGCCGATGCCGGTGAGGACAAGATGGAGAAGATGGCCAAGGCACAGAG of the Novosphingobium sp. 9 genome contains:
- a CDS encoding rhamnogalacturonan lyase, with product MLVDWRLLKQDPENARFQIFRNGKLVHTTTPLEASAWHDPQGQGKDSYAVQRLGERTKPTPAIAFPNGYLSIPLTPPPSGTTPDGQAYSYTANDASVGDLDGDGRYEIILKWDPTNSHDNSQSGYTGDVFLDAYRLDGTRLWRIDLGPNIRAGAHYTQFLVYDFDGDGRAEVAMKTADGTIDGTGKAIGDAKADWRSHDGEVAQRDRTGAKVLADGTMVAQMKGRIVRGPEYLTVFEGLTGKALATAPYDPPRYPGGNPTPEQLAASWGDGYANRSDRFLAGVAYLDGHLPSMVFGRGYYARTALAAWDWRGGKLTERWLFDSATPGNQDYGNRGNHQLAVADVDNDGRDEVIYGSMAIDDNGKGLWTDPLFHGDAMHVSDLDPARPGLEKFGVFEEVRSNGHIGSGLLDARTGEVLWSKPAETDTGRGLAADIDPRHWGAEFWGSNSPDLFDTAGKPIGPHPKQTNFAIWWDGDLLRELLDGTTIYKWDWQDGVSVPLLSPTGLASNNSTKATPALSADILGDWREEVVWRSADNRELRIYSTPYPTTHRMVTLMQDPTYRLSIAWQNTAYNQPPHPGFYLGARKDGSR
- a CDS encoding TonB-dependent receptor, which gives rise to MLKHVTESASKIRTKSKSRSMAVGASGLAITIAMTVSSPLYAQTSSGSESNPPQEIGGRDKRPAEELDRRTAEQIIGTASDIVVVGTRASLQSAINRKKNANTVVDSIVADDIASFPDKNIGDSLARITGVQLSRDFGEGTQVSIRGVEPDLNRVEINGVSQVSATGERAGDFREFATELVKSIDVYKGYSVNLTEGGIGGTVSIETRKPLDLKGPLATGVISGQHLDTTENWKPRVTFVAGTPKLFIDGLGAMVNMTYSDVSTRQDYISNTNWSRLADFDHSDQKTVADPKYANYNTYASCAGVGGATTAAATANRLACETQFFDWAPTVPRYRNLVREDKRLSSDFVLQYQAAPNFKAYVEAQINTRTQNLQDTNYSVDLTRFQRFNLDPQLAAGANGGTSRPQVQLGTSTVNENHVVTSLTTALNAVNIGTAAAPNYNGAANIVGVQRRDFSYDQNSKYYSGGFTWELSRLKFDGMASYAKAHTDSETNLIAVGTSVAGIGIDRNNALGIPVFNFPSNFDPADPNVYGDLTRTGANGQVLPIYGPTLQYRPAEYNNTEMQFKLDGDWEIDHPIVNKIEFGIQGREQKFLNYAGGGSRLIDPTTLTYQSTANVSYTTVIQDTPAAQNGNTFYLTPAQYQSLITQLGGVTGGAPLYSGLQNAPSGIPGRLAYLNFDPDVLSQYYDLSGFDHDLVKEANGLPQIPQAKITEKIYAGYIMADIDMPVFGMRLTGNAGIRWTHTEDTGLGTNISRVTRLNASGGTETVVLAAQEASIKNSYTDWLPAFNANLAITPTLSLRANYAKNLARPRPTDLVPNINCLDDTTIAAADDVCTAGNPDLKPYRADQWELNLAWYPNPDTMISLGYYKKYESTFVIPNVLRSGVDLFHDGITYTVRQPINGYGSLLDGVEVSAQTVFSFLPKPFDGFGITGNMTYARAIRTNLTNSATNEPLKEYPGLSTYTYNASIFYDKGILNARLNYNYRSKWLVTVLDANNGNNPIYRKGEGYLDGKITLRFPEQHFSVFFEMQNILKEYSKTYINKDMPVELYYPGQRMFIGVQAKL